The following coding sequences lie in one Oncorhynchus kisutch isolate 150728-3 linkage group LG3, Okis_V2, whole genome shotgun sequence genomic window:
- the cdt1 gene encoding DNA replication factor Cdt1: MSQARVTDFYVKRKKDASGAAHGDGNKTQVVDTVTSKPSTRSTRSKSNAAPTTKVMIKNSKSTCSENSVQDEFWRVIDEATSVDEVESVSAVLARTDSEKQTLFSSPRTPKRTSTEAEFDLGSAVFSTTAEHSTAKKRLRIEANKHAIAAGTSPEPVKAVKKSVRKKLILVKNDEQATHSLAKDVPQVPYPLPVDKESKNFVNRSANNSPRHKPHVQGSTNPKEGHKTFSKEDVAALKFRLKKIQGQTLKADNLPSTPPESTATVPDLKTKLACVKELAAKAQHRKEERLAEARSTEENNRPQTEDGDKLPAYQRYHTLAQDVPPGLTLPFKYKLLAGMFRSMDTIVGMLFNRSETVTFAKVKQGVQDMMHKRFEETHVGQIKTVYPTAYHFRQERNIPTFSATVRKSSYQLTVEPVIEADKSKAVLAASRLLERRRIFHQNLISIVKGHHKAFLAKLNPPIRVPDDKLTRWHPRFNVDEVPNVLPSELPQPPQEAEKLTTAREVLDKARSMMTPKMEKALANMALKTAEMVCVKEQEPVPQTLVAPAETHSALKGVSQSLLERIRAKEAQKLQAAMTRNPQQEERLVMMSRLGELARILRNVFVAEKKPALIMEVACNRMVSSYRSALSTGDMELHLRLLAELTPEWLTIHTIRKDFYLKLIKTMDLNVVLEKLKQKTKEEERL; this comes from the exons AGATCAACTCGGTCGAAAAGCAATGCGGCACCTACAACAAAGGTTATGATAAAGAATTCCAAATCAACATGTTCTGAAAACAGTGTACAAGATGAGTTTTGGAGGGTTATTGATGAGGCGACTTCGGTCGATGAGGTGGAGAGCGTGTCTGCTGTGCTGGCGAGGACCGACTCGGAAAAACAAACACTTTTCTCCAGCCCTCGTACTCCCAAGAGGACCTCTACAGAAGCTGAATTCGATCTTGGATCAGCTGTATTTTCAACCACTGCTGAACATAGCACAGCAAAGAAGCGTCTTCGGATCGAGGCAAATAAACACGCCATCGCTGCAGGGACAAGTCCTGAGCCGGTTAAAGCTGTAAAGAAGTCGGTCAGGAAGAAATTGATTCTCGTCAAAAACGACGAACAG gCAACCCACTCTCTGGCTAAAGATGTCCCGCAGGTACCCTATCCACTACCTGTTGATAAAGAATCAAAGAATTTCGTCAATCGCAGTGCCAACAATTCTCCAAGGCACAAACCACATGTTCAGGGCAGCACAAACCCAAAAGAGGGGCACAAG ACTTTCTCCAAAGAGGATGTTGCGGCCCTCAAGTTCCGCCTTAAGAAGATACAGGGCCAGACACTGAAAGCTGATAACCTGCCCTCTACGCCCCCTGAGTCTACTGCCACTGTCCCAGACCTGAAGACAAAGCTAGCCTGTGTCAAAGAGCTTGCTGCTAAGGCACAACACCGGAAGGAGGAGAGGTTGGCAGAGGCCAGATCTACTGAAGAAAATAATCGTCCGCAAACCGAGGATGG AGATAAGCTCCCAGCCTATCAGCGGTACCATACTCTTGCCCAGGATGTTCCCCCTGGCCTCACCCTGCCCTTCAAGTACAAACTGCTTGCCGGAATGTTCCGTAGCATGGACACCATAGTGGGAATGCTCTTCAACCGCTCCGAGACTGTTACCTTTGCCAAAGTGAAGCAGGGTGTCCAGGACATGATGCACAA GCGTTTTGAGGAGACCCATGTGGGCCAGATTAAGACTGTCTATCCTACGGCCTACCATTTCCGCCAGGAGAGAAACATTCCTACCTTCAGTGCTACAGTGAGGAAGTCGAGCTACCAGCTCACAGTGGAGCCTGTAATTGAAGCTG ATAAGAGCAAGGCAGTGCTGGCTGCTTCCCGCCTGTTAGAGAGGAGACGTATCTTCCACCAAAACCTAATCAGCATTGTGAAAGGGCATCACAAG GCATTCCTTGCCAAGTTGAATCCTCCTATTAGAGTCCCAGATGACAAGCTTACCCGCTGGCACCCTCGCTTCAATGTGGATGAGGTGCCCAATGTCCTGCCCAGTGAGCTGCCCCAGCCCCCACAGGAAGCTGAGAAGCTAACCACTGCCCGGGAGGTTCTGGACAAGGCCCGCTCCATGATGACCCCTAAG ATGGAGAAAGCGCTGGCCAACATGGCTCTGAAGACTGCAGAGATGGTCTGTGTAAAAGAGCAAGAGCCTGTTCCACAAACTCTCGTGGCTCCTGCTGAAACTCACAGTGCCCTCAAAGGGGTGTCTCAGTCCCTGCTGGAGAGG ATCCGAGCAAAGGAGGCTCAGAAGCTCCAAGCTGCCATGACCCGGAACCCTCAACAGGAGGAGCGCCTTGTGATGATGTCACGGCTGGGAGAGCTGGCTCGGATCCTGCGTAACGTCTTTGTGGCAGAGAAGAAACCTGCACTGATCATGGAGGTGGCCTGTAACCGGATGGTCTCTAGTTACCGCTCTGCCCTGAGCACAG GTGATATGGAGCTGCACCTTCGTCTACTGGCAGAACTGACTCCTGAATGGCTTACCATTCACACAATTAGAAAGGACTTCTATCTCAAGTTGATCAAGACCATGGACCTGAATGTGGTACTGGAGAAACTGAAGCAGAAGACCAAAGAGGAAGAAAGGCTTTGA